The following are from one region of the Littorina saxatilis isolate snail1 linkage group LG2, US_GU_Lsax_2.0, whole genome shotgun sequence genome:
- the LOC138955065 gene encoding uncharacterized protein has product MVSRLSPRFVMGSSICNSTVLRSGKWLVNKKDYPLYKYPDYMVGHSYVITGNVIPEMLDLASQLPQMPIEDAFFTGVVAGMLHVPKLGVDVMAATQHSYNYCDMMKGKFASQTHFKNKTLWNAWDLAHTGQCGSYILADDVL; this is encoded by the exons ATGGTTTCCCGCCTGTCACCGCGCTTTGTGATGGGCAGCTCTATCTGCAACTCTACCGTCCTCAGGAGTGGAAAGTGGTTG GTGAACAAGAAGGACTATCCGCTGTACAAATACCCGGACTATATGGTGGGACACTCTTACGTCATCACTGGTAACGTCATCCCGGAGATGTTGGACTTGGCCAGCCAACTGCCTCAGATGCCCATCGAAGACGCCTTCTTCACGGGCGTCGTGGCAGGAATGCTGCACGTGCCCAAGTTGGGTGTTGACGTCATGGCCGCCACGCAGCACTCGTATAACTACTGTGACATGATGAAGGGCAAGTTCGCGTCGCAAACACACTTCAAGAACAAGACCCTGTGGAATGCTTGGGATCTGGCCCATACCGGGCAGTGTGGATCTTACATCCTCGCTGACGATGTACTGTGA
- the LOC138960325 gene encoding beta-1,3-galactosyltransferase 1-like, translating to MTTATSLKRSVQRRLSRRLFPSSTVLLLGLIAFSVLLIWTTGFHTFVCTSSVRVSLNEAQLDFKSNVHRGSSEPNADAARHDCVKDFETGISLNDTAMKHMFRANYPLEDSVLVYRSSYFKPRPQIVNPLMTDYIIDPQNVCGNGSAGAPFLLVMIPSLSHHILMRQTIRRTWGSVVHSPWPGTVNLPSVKIVFVFGRTEAEEEEEVVLKAESQRYGDVLYVDFVDSYRNLTYKSLTSLHWASTRCPDTKFVMKVDEDTFVNVPYLLEYLHYHRRELTRTVVGYANPKPVCVRTGKWAVNFNSYPLSVFPRYFYGHSYVISSDVIKDIVTASQHLPFIPVEDASVTGVLAYVVNATRLHNSLFAVSRRSYTCAILNNVKITITMLTEFTHMIIWRAVQRNACTYTIFPTESKIRRSPRKDSGSADNVMLVNM from the coding sequence AAGTGTGCAGCGAAGGCTGTCCAGAAGACTCTTCCCTTCCTCCACTGTGCTATTGCTAGGACTGATTGCCTTCAGCGTCCTACTCATCTGGACCACTGGCTTTCACACCTTCGTGTGCACCAGCTCCGTCAGGGTCAGTCTCAACGAAGCCCAGCTTGACTTCAAGTCAAACGTGCACAGGGGATCGAGTGAGCCCAACGCGGATGCCGCCCGCCACGATTGCGTTAAAGACTTCGAAACGGGCATCAGCTTGAACGATACGGCCATGAAGCACATGTTCCGGGCAAACTATCCCTTGGAGGACAGTGTGCTGGTGTATAGGTCCAGCTACTTCAAACCGCGACCTCAGATCGTCAACCCTCTGATGACCGACTACATCATCGACCCGCAGAACGTGTGCGGCAACGGTTCCGCGGGAGCTCCGTTCTTGCTGGTGATGATCCCTTCCCTGAGCCACCACATCCTGATGCGGCAGACGATCAGGCGGACGTGGGGCAGCGTGGTGCACTCGCCCTGGCCTGGCACCGTCAACCTGCCCTCCGTCAAGATCGTCTTCGTCTTTGGCAGGACtgaggcggaggaggaggaggaggtcgTTCTGAAGGCCGAGAGCCAGCGGTACGGCGACGTGCTGTACGTCGACTTCGTGGATTCGTACCGCAACCTGACGTACAAGTCTCTCACGAGCCTCCACTGGGCGTCCACCAGGTGCCCCGACACCAAGTTCGTCATGAAGGTGGACGAGGACACCTTCGTCAACGTCCCCTACCTCCTGGAGTACCTGCACTACCACAGGCGGGAGTTGACGAGGACAGTGGTGGGTTACGCCAACCCCAAACCCGTCTGCGTCAGGACAGGCAAGTGGGCCGTCAACTTCAACTCCTACCCGCTGTCCGTTTTCCCGCGCTACTTTTACGGGCACAGTTACGTCATCAGCAGTGACGTCATTAAGGATATCGTCACCGCCTCGCAGCACTTGCCCTTCATCCCGGTAGAGGACGCGTCCGTGACGGGCGTGCTAGCATACGTGGTCAACGCCACGCGGCTCCATAACTCTCTTTTCGCCGTGTCCAGACGCTCCTATACGTGTGCCATACTGAATAACGTCAAGATCACCATCACCATGCTCACAGAGTTCACTCACATGATCATTTGGAGGGCGGTGCAACGGAACGCGTGTACCTATACCATTTTCCCCACGGAAAGCAAGATCAGAAGATCACCGCGCAAGGACTCAGGCAGTGCTGACAATGTGATGCTAGTGAATATGTGA
- the LOC138956952 gene encoding beta-1,3-galactosyltransferase 4-like produces the protein MPPSFSGETSQCDCALESRTISEELAPQQQSGLGSPQSLPHKNSPQLWTSLSTNILLDAVLEKKISRSTRTAMSILLGMEWLDEAEFFKNHSVYFSSNQIGSDFVMPRLLMGDTNRCGSDEPFLLMLVPSVGNDSVVREAIRRTWASPAYPHFLKWPMGVNFTEKVKLVFVFGRNESLHNSKDTTLYTTTTTNNNNTLLMAEQQKYGDIVQYDFMDTYRNLTLKMMTAFHWMVNYCSKATFVLKADMVSTFS, from the exons ATGCCACCCAGCTTCAGTGGCGAGACCTCGCAGTGTGACTGCGCCTTGGAATCTCGAACCATCAGCGAGGAGCTCGCTCCTCAGCAGCAGTCCGGTTTGGGTTCACCTCAGTCGCTGCCACACAAGAACTCTCCCCAGTTATGGACGTCGCTATCCACGAATATTTTATTGGACGCTGTGCTGGAGAAGAAAATCTCCCGCTCCACGCGAACAGCTATGAGCATCCTTCTCGGCATGGAATGGTTGGATGAGGCTGAATTCTTCAAAAACCACAGTGTATACTTCTCGAGCAATCAAATCGGATCTGACTTTGTGATGCCCCGCCTACTAATGGGAGACACCAATCGCTGCGGTTCTGATGAACCGTTTCTATTGATGCTTGTGCCTTCTGTAGGCAATGACAGCGTGGTACGTGAGGCGATACGTCGCACATGGGCCAGTCCTGCCTACCCGCATTTCCTGAAGTGGCCAATGGGCGTCAACTTCACAGAGAAG GTGAAGCTAGTGTTTGTATTTGGACGAAATGAAAGCCTCCACAACAGCAAGGACACAACTCtctacaccaccaccaccaccaacaacaacaacacactccTAATGGCAGAGCAGCAAAAGTACGGAGACATCGTGCAATACGACTTCATGGATACCTACAGGAACTTGACCCTCAAGATGATGACTGCCTTCCACTGGATGGTCAATTACTGTTCGAAGGCCACCTTTGTCCTCAAGGCAGACATGGTGAGTACGTTTTCATAG